A genomic region of Halopelagius longus contains the following coding sequences:
- a CDS encoding 5-formyltetrahydrofolate cyclo-ligase, giving the protein MDKQDVRERVWDELAESGEARFPYPPHGRIPNFNGADEAAERLAATEAWREADAIKSNPDAPQLPVRRAALRQEKTVYMAVPRLREEKCFLRLDPAEIDDYDHATTIGGSAEVGVQVAPEEMDPIDLIVSGSVAVDESGGRIGKGEGYSDLEFALLRECGLVSDETVTATTVHEMQVVDDDVDAGAHDVPIDLIVTPERTVRDEVRAKPSGVRWAELSEERIEEIPILRRLRPE; this is encoded by the coding sequence ATGGACAAACAGGACGTTCGCGAACGCGTCTGGGACGAGTTAGCCGAGAGCGGCGAGGCGCGGTTTCCGTACCCGCCGCACGGGAGAATTCCCAATTTTAACGGCGCGGACGAGGCGGCGGAGCGACTGGCGGCGACCGAAGCGTGGCGGGAGGCGGATGCGATCAAATCGAACCCCGACGCGCCGCAGTTGCCCGTCCGCCGGGCCGCACTCCGGCAGGAGAAGACGGTGTACATGGCCGTTCCCAGACTCCGAGAGGAGAAGTGCTTCCTCCGCCTCGACCCCGCGGAGATAGACGACTACGACCACGCGACGACCATCGGCGGGTCCGCGGAGGTGGGCGTACAGGTCGCACCCGAGGAGATGGACCCCATCGACCTGATAGTGAGCGGTAGCGTCGCGGTGGACGAGTCGGGCGGGCGAATCGGCAAGGGCGAGGGGTACAGCGACTTGGAGTTCGCCCTCCTGCGGGAGTGCGGCCTCGTCTCCGACGAGACGGTGACCGCGACGACGGTACACGAGATGCAGGTGGTGGACGACGACGTCGACGCGGGGGCGCACGACGTGCCCATCGACCTGATAGTCACGCCCGAACGAACGGTCCGAGACGAGGTGCGGGCGAAACCGTCGGGCGTCCGGTGGGCGGAA
- a CDS encoding SRPBCC family protein, which yields MTARIQDVLDGESSALPTPNPSDDEPDVGTGVRVASTILGGALLWFGVRRRTWPGTVAALAGGWLLHRSIPGRSPLPSVFGRGGSRGEGDEEPVETDVERTVTVGADADELYERWQDPEQLAQVMGHFADVDPVDEDRLHWTVHGPFGRDMEWKTRFVERQPGELLRWESMENATVPNEGSIRLRSAPGDQGTEVTLHLRFDPPGGKVGNAAMKFSGFVPAVLAKKALRRFKSLVETGEIPTLEGNPSARGRGDTV from the coding sequence ATGACCGCCCGCATTCAGGACGTACTGGACGGGGAGTCGTCCGCCCTGCCGACGCCGAACCCCTCCGACGACGAACCCGACGTCGGGACGGGCGTGCGAGTCGCCTCGACGATTCTCGGCGGCGCACTCCTCTGGTTCGGCGTCAGGCGGCGGACGTGGCCCGGGACGGTGGCCGCGTTGGCCGGCGGGTGGTTGCTCCACCGGAGCATCCCCGGGCGGAGTCCCCTCCCGAGCGTCTTCGGACGCGGCGGGAGTCGCGGCGAGGGCGACGAGGAACCCGTCGAGACGGACGTCGAACGGACGGTCACCGTCGGAGCCGACGCGGACGAACTGTACGAGCGTTGGCAGGACCCCGAGCAGTTGGCGCAGGTGATGGGTCACTTCGCCGACGTGGACCCGGTGGACGAGGACAGACTTCACTGGACGGTCCACGGCCCGTTCGGCCGTGACATGGAGTGGAAGACGCGGTTCGTCGAGCGCCAACCCGGAGAACTGCTGCGCTGGGAGTCGATGGAGAACGCGACGGTGCCGAACGAGGGGTCGATTCGACTCCGTTCGGCGCCCGGCGACCAGGGGACGGAGGTGACGCTTCACCTGCGCTTCGACCCGCCCGGCGGGAAAGTCGGCAACGCGGCGATGAAGTTCTCGGGGTTCGTCCCTGCCGTCCTCGCGAAGAAGGCGCTTCGGCGGTTCAAGAGCCTCGTCGAGACGGGGGAGATACCGACGCTCGAAGGCAACCCCTCCGCTCGCGGACGCGGTGATACGGTATGA
- a CDS encoding zinc-dependent alcohol dehydrogenase, with product MRALCWNGVNDLGVETVPDPELVNPRDVVLRVTLTTACGSDLHFIDGYLPSMREGDVIGHEFMGEVAQVGRKVEGLEEGDRVVVPSFVGCGSCAYCQDDLWSLCDNTNPNPELQEPILGDATAGIYGYTHAFGGYAGSHAEYVRVPHAEENCFHVPDELSDEQALFASDAWPTGYMGADFCDIEPGDIVAVWGCGGVGLMAQHSARLMGAERVIGIDRFPERLRTARKEAGSETIDYTAVDSVVETLHEMTGGRGPDACIDAVGMEAHGTGVAHAYDRAKQQLKLHTDRGDALRQAIRACRKGGTLSILGVYGVMDKFPMGVVMNKGLTVRTAQQHGQRYVPELLEHVEEGEMDPSYLATHEFSLEDSPRGYEMFKEKEDGCIRPVFTP from the coding sequence ATGAGAGCGCTCTGCTGGAACGGAGTCAACGACTTGGGCGTAGAGACGGTCCCCGACCCGGAACTGGTCAACCCGCGCGACGTGGTGTTGCGCGTGACGCTGACGACGGCGTGCGGTTCCGACCTCCACTTCATCGACGGCTACCTCCCGTCGATGCGCGAGGGCGACGTCATCGGCCACGAGTTCATGGGCGAAGTCGCGCAGGTCGGGCGCAAAGTCGAGGGCCTCGAAGAAGGCGACCGGGTGGTCGTCCCCTCGTTCGTCGGGTGCGGCAGTTGCGCGTACTGTCAGGACGACCTGTGGTCGCTCTGCGACAACACGAACCCCAACCCCGAGTTACAGGAGCCGATTCTCGGCGACGCGACCGCCGGAATCTACGGCTACACGCACGCCTTCGGCGGGTACGCCGGGTCGCACGCGGAGTACGTCCGGGTGCCCCACGCCGAGGAGAACTGCTTCCACGTCCCCGACGAACTGAGCGACGAGCAGGCGCTTTTTGCCTCCGACGCGTGGCCGACGGGCTACATGGGCGCGGACTTCTGCGACATCGAACCCGGCGACATCGTCGCCGTCTGGGGGTGCGGCGGCGTCGGCCTGATGGCCCAACACAGCGCCCGACTGATGGGCGCGGAGCGAGTCATCGGCATCGACCGCTTCCCCGAACGACTGCGGACGGCGCGGAAAGAGGCGGGCTCGGAGACCATCGACTACACGGCGGTAGACAGCGTCGTCGAGACGCTACACGAGATGACCGGCGGGCGCGGCCCGGACGCCTGCATCGACGCGGTGGGGATGGAGGCCCACGGCACCGGCGTCGCCCACGCCTACGACCGCGCGAAGCAGCAGTTGAAACTCCACACCGACCGCGGCGACGCCCTCAGGCAGGCCATCCGCGCCTGTCGGAAGGGCGGCACCCTCTCGATTCTCGGCGTCTACGGCGTGATGGACAAGTTCCCGATGGGCGTCGTGATGAACAAGGGCCTCACCGTCCGCACCGCACAACAGCACGGTCAGCGGTACGTCCCCGAACTCCTCGAACACGTCGAGGAGGGGGAGATGGACCCGTCGTATCTGGCGACCCACGAGTTCTCCTTGGAGGACTCCCCGCGGGGCTACGAGATGTTCAAGGAGAAGGAAGACGGCTGTATCAGACCGGTGTTCACGCCCTGA
- the engB gene encoding GTP-binding protein EngB: MFEDRPDRQEVVLVGRSNVGKSTLMRELTGHSKFTTGKKPGVTRKPNHFDWAPESFMFTDLPGFGFMSGVEEDRREQIMTDIVRYIEANADDILAGVLVVDGKSVVDIIDRHSGPDEIPHDVEMFHFLRELEIPVVVAVNKMDKVDDEDERLDELCDRLGLMPPWKQWQDTIAPITAKRGNIEPLLSALQNHFHEQKRDDLLKFVS; the protein is encoded by the coding sequence ATGTTCGAAGACCGCCCGGACCGGCAGGAGGTCGTCCTCGTCGGGCGTTCAAACGTCGGGAAGTCGACGCTGATGCGCGAGTTGACGGGACACTCGAAGTTCACGACGGGGAAGAAACCCGGCGTGACGCGGAAGCCAAACCACTTCGATTGGGCCCCGGAGAGTTTCATGTTCACCGACCTGCCGGGGTTCGGGTTCATGTCCGGCGTCGAGGAGGACCGCCGCGAACAGATTATGACCGACATCGTGCGGTACATCGAGGCGAACGCCGACGACATCCTCGCGGGCGTCCTCGTCGTGGACGGAAAGAGCGTCGTCGACATCATCGACCGCCACTCCGGCCCCGACGAGATACCGCACGACGTGGAGATGTTTCACTTCCTGCGCGAACTCGAAATCCCCGTCGTCGTCGCCGTCAACAAGATGGACAAGGTGGACGACGAGGACGAACGCCTCGACGAACTCTGCGACCGACTCGGCCTGATGCCGCCCTGGAAGCAGTGGCAGGACACCATCGCGCCGATAACCGCCAAGCGCGGGAACATCGAACCGTTGCTCTCCGCCCTCCAGAACCACTTCCACGAGCAGAAACGCGACGACCTGCTGAAGTTCGTCAGCTGA
- a CDS encoding formyltransferase family protein: MAPNSDSTLRVAVLCDECVPRWEKRALERMVSETDAEITHVVFRDPEDREDGVRAFVRDAARQIRNYPLWSMVGAVRMATETPEYERPTPVTDVEGVPDAEWVYCTPQPADGLGTVLPEFVVDGVASEVDVAVRLTGFGILMGEILHAPTHGVLSYHVGDIREYRGVMGAGFWEFFDGRGEMGVTVQQLTETLDGGRIVALERVDISELHTWQAVKARAFCVAERMLATAVENLSDPAFTPAEPDRLGELRYPPKGAAVLRYLLKNTSGRLRTGSDPRSVERDRPVRD, encoded by the coding sequence ATGGCTCCGAACTCCGACAGTACGCTCCGCGTGGCCGTCCTCTGCGACGAGTGCGTACCCCGCTGGGAGAAACGGGCGCTCGAGCGGATGGTCTCGGAGACGGACGCCGAAATCACGCACGTCGTGTTCCGCGACCCCGAGGACCGGGAGGACGGCGTCCGAGCGTTCGTGCGGGACGCGGCGCGCCAGATACGCAACTACCCGCTGTGGTCGATGGTCGGCGCGGTGCGGATGGCGACGGAGACGCCCGAGTACGAGCGTCCGACGCCGGTCACCGACGTCGAGGGCGTGCCGGACGCGGAGTGGGTGTACTGCACGCCGCAACCCGCCGACGGACTCGGGACGGTCCTCCCGGAGTTCGTCGTCGACGGCGTCGCCTCCGAGGTGGACGTCGCCGTCCGCCTGACCGGGTTCGGCATCCTGATGGGGGAAATCCTGCACGCACCGACCCACGGCGTGTTGAGTTACCACGTCGGCGACATCCGCGAGTACCGCGGAGTGATGGGGGCGGGATTCTGGGAGTTCTTCGACGGCCGAGGCGAGATGGGCGTGACGGTGCAACAGCTCACCGAGACGCTCGACGGGGGGCGAATCGTCGCCCTCGAACGCGTCGACATCTCGGAGTTGCACACGTGGCAGGCGGTGAAAGCGCGCGCGTTCTGCGTCGCCGAACGGATGCTCGCGACGGCCGTCGAGAACCTCTCGGACCCCGCGTTCACCCCCGCCGAACCGGACCGACTCGGGGAACTTCGCTACCCTCCGAAGGGCGCGGCGGTGCTCAGATACCTCCTGAAGAACACGTCCGGGCGACTCCGAACGGGGTCCGACCCCCGGTCCGTCGAACGCGACCGTCCGGTACGCGACTAG
- a CDS encoding ThuA domain-containing protein → MATEIQALLLGGNRFPFHRFERMGPVLEETLAPVGVEADLTTDRESVTDLDGYDVLVDYTTDSTFTDEQLDCILSFVESGNGYAGVHCASDLTTVDGENRDEPVPELREMLGGHFVTHPSQGAFDVNVVYSHHPVSADLDDFRVWDEPYVVEYDDEVTVLARMDHPENGDTPVSWVKEYGDGRVFYCSLGHDYPAIATDGTQALLQNGVQWAADTPAFG, encoded by the coding sequence ATGGCAACCGAGATACAGGCCCTGCTCCTCGGCGGTAACAGGTTCCCGTTCCACCGGTTCGAGCGGATGGGACCGGTACTCGAAGAGACGCTCGCGCCGGTCGGCGTCGAGGCCGACCTGACGACCGACCGGGAGTCGGTGACCGACCTCGACGGCTACGACGTACTCGTCGATTACACGACCGACAGCACGTTCACCGACGAACAACTCGACTGCATCCTCTCGTTCGTGGAGTCGGGGAACGGCTACGCGGGCGTCCACTGCGCGTCGGACCTGACGACCGTCGACGGGGAGAACAGGGACGAACCGGTGCCCGAACTCCGGGAGATGCTCGGCGGACACTTCGTCACGCACCCCTCACAGGGGGCGTTCGACGTGAACGTCGTCTACAGCCACCACCCCGTCTCGGCCGACCTCGACGACTTCCGCGTCTGGGACGAACCGTACGTCGTCGAGTACGACGACGAGGTGACGGTGCTCGCCCGGATGGACCACCCCGAGAACGGGGACACGCCGGTCTCGTGGGTGAAGGAGTACGGCGACGGGCGCGTGTTTTACTGCTCGCTCGGGCACGATTATCCGGCCATCGCCACCGACGGGACGCAGGCGCTCCTTCAGAACGGCGTGCAGTGGGCGGCCGACACTCCCGCGTTCGGGTAG
- a CDS encoding Gfo/Idh/MocA family protein, translating into MGPVQTGVLGCGTISEAYLGADDRFDVYDIVACADIDAERARETAEEYDLRAYAPDEMLADDDIELVVNLTPPSVHTETCHDILTAGKHVYVEKPLAASFEDAAAILDAAEAEGLSVGSAPDTFLGAGLQTVRSVVDDGRIGDPVGATAVWTSGGHESWHPSPDLYYRRGGGPLFDMGPYYVTALVSVLGPAKRVTGSTTRTSDQRTITSDPRRGETIDVEVPTHESGIVDFADGATASVLTSFDAPGRSTFGSPAFEIYGTDGTLRLPDPNHFEGPVHVHSADGTAEEVELTHEYTAGRGAGVADLAAAIRGDWRHRTSGALANHVLEILDGIRDASAEGTHVTIETSVERPEPLPPTFPDTLAD; encoded by the coding sequence ATGGGTCCAGTTCAGACGGGCGTTCTCGGCTGCGGAACGATCAGTGAGGCGTACCTCGGCGCGGACGACCGCTTCGACGTGTACGACATCGTCGCCTGCGCCGACATCGACGCCGAGCGTGCGCGGGAGACTGCCGAGGAGTACGACTTGCGGGCGTACGCCCCCGACGAGATGCTCGCTGACGACGACATCGAGTTGGTCGTCAACCTGACGCCGCCGTCGGTCCACACCGAGACGTGTCACGACATCCTGACGGCCGGCAAGCACGTCTACGTCGAGAAACCCCTCGCCGCTAGCTTCGAGGACGCCGCCGCGATTCTCGACGCTGCGGAGGCCGAGGGATTGTCGGTCGGGTCGGCCCCCGACACCTTCTTGGGCGCGGGTCTGCAGACCGTTCGGTCGGTCGTCGACGACGGGCGAATCGGCGACCCGGTGGGTGCGACGGCCGTCTGGACGTCGGGCGGACACGAGAGTTGGCACCCGTCGCCCGACCTCTACTACCGGCGCGGCGGCGGTCCGCTCTTCGACATGGGACCGTACTACGTGACCGCACTCGTCTCCGTGCTCGGCCCCGCCAAGCGGGTCACCGGTTCGACCACCCGCACCTCCGACCAGCGCACCATCACGAGCGACCCCCGCCGCGGGGAGACCATCGACGTGGAAGTCCCCACGCACGAGTCGGGAATCGTCGACTTCGCCGACGGAGCGACCGCGAGCGTCCTCACGAGTTTCGACGCGCCCGGTCGCTCGACGTTCGGGTCCCCCGCGTTCGAGATTTACGGCACCGACGGGACGCTCCGACTCCCGGACCCGAACCACTTCGAGGGCCCCGTTCACGTCCATTCGGCGGACGGCACGGCGGAGGAAGTCGAGTTGACCCACGAGTACACCGCAGGGCGGGGAGCCGGCGTCGCGGACTTGGCGGCGGCGATTCGCGGCGACTGGCGACACCGGACGAGCGGTGCCCTCGCGAATCACGTGCTCGAAATCCTCGACGGGATACGCGACGCGTCGGCGGAGGGGACTCACGTCACCATCGAGACGAGCGTCGAGCGTCCAGAACCGCTGCCGCCGACCTTCCCGGACACGCTCGCGGACTGA
- a CDS encoding NUDIX domain-containing protein: MTHVVTCFVRNRGRVLLVRRSDSVGTFPGRWAGVSGYVEGDPAAAEDDARRELREEVRLGDGDVELVRVGAPLDVTGADGEFTVHPFLFEAETRETVTNEEISEAEWTDPTAIFERETVPELWETWRRVAPSLPTVREDRTHGSAWIAARALETLRDDAAESDDWESVARTARKLRDARPNMAAVSNRVNRAMATADRTPDSVRERCIALLRESLDATDAAAETAAERLAAREATTLATLSRSGTVRATVVESDPEAVVVAESRPDCEGVGVAEWVAAETDADAALTTEAAIPAALSEFDADAAVVGADAVLSDGRVVNKTGTTALALAAREADIPIYAVAARDKVRPAGDSWEAEETTRTDAVYDGEEAVSVFAPTFEATPAGLVDAVVTEAGLEDAEDVRRIAEEHAENAAWDESGP, from the coding sequence ATGACCCACGTCGTGACCTGCTTCGTTCGGAACCGCGGCCGGGTGCTCCTCGTCCGCCGAAGCGACAGCGTCGGAACGTTTCCCGGTCGGTGGGCGGGCGTCTCGGGGTACGTCGAGGGCGACCCGGCCGCCGCCGAGGACGACGCGCGGCGAGAACTCCGCGAGGAGGTCCGACTCGGAGACGGAGACGTCGAACTCGTCCGCGTCGGCGCGCCCCTCGACGTCACCGGCGCGGACGGCGAGTTCACCGTCCACCCGTTCCTGTTCGAGGCGGAGACGAGGGAGACGGTGACGAACGAGGAGATTTCCGAGGCGGAGTGGACCGACCCGACGGCGATTTTCGAACGGGAGACGGTGCCCGAGTTGTGGGAGACGTGGCGGCGCGTCGCGCCCTCCCTCCCGACCGTCCGCGAGGACCGGACCCACGGGTCGGCGTGGATCGCCGCACGCGCACTCGAAACGCTCCGGGACGACGCCGCCGAGAGCGACGACTGGGAGTCCGTCGCCCGGACGGCCCGGAAACTCCGCGACGCCCGGCCGAACATGGCCGCCGTCTCGAATCGGGTGAACCGCGCGATGGCGACGGCCGACCGGACGCCCGACTCCGTCCGAGAGCGGTGCATCGCCCTCCTCCGGGAGTCGCTCGACGCCACCGACGCCGCCGCCGAGACGGCCGCGGAACGACTCGCCGCGCGCGAGGCGACGACGCTCGCGACCCTCTCTCGGTCCGGAACCGTCCGGGCGACCGTCGTCGAGTCGGACCCCGAGGCAGTCGTCGTCGCCGAATCGCGCCCGGACTGCGAGGGCGTCGGCGTCGCGGAGTGGGTCGCGGCGGAGACGGACGCGGACGCCGCGCTGACGACGGAGGCGGCGATTCCGGCCGCGCTCTCGGAGTTCGACGCGGACGCCGCCGTCGTCGGCGCGGACGCCGTCCTCTCGGACGGGCGCGTCGTCAACAAGACCGGAACGACGGCGCTGGCACTCGCCGCGCGCGAGGCTGACATCCCCATCTACGCCGTCGCCGCCCGGGACAAGGTGCGCCCGGCGGGCGACTCGTGGGAGGCGGAGGAGACGACGCGGACGGACGCCGTGTACGACGGCGAGGAGGCGGTGTCGGTGTTCGCGCCGACGTTCGAGGCGACGCCCGCAGGACTCGTGGACGCCGTCGTGACCGAGGCGGGACTCGAAGACGCCGAGGACGTGCGCCGAATCGCCGAGGAACACGCCGAGAACGCCGCGTGGGACGAGTCGGGGCCGTAG
- a CDS encoding coenzyme F420-0:L-glutamate ligase — MELFAVPDVPEVGPGDDVAAIVRERADLREDDIVCVASTVVSKAEGRQADLSAFPAGPRAREIAATLEAATGEEKDPRFAQAVLEESVELLTESPFLLTETRFGHVGVNAGIDRSNVPGHDLLLLPKRPSESAERIRDGVAADRVVVTDTCGRPFRHGQRGVAIGWAGMCASRDWRGEADREGRELGVTVENVVDELAAAANLLAGEGAGGTPVVVVRDFEWGDHGGSDEHFRDAETDFVRQALRGWEYDG, encoded by the coding sequence ATGGAACTATTCGCCGTCCCCGACGTGCCGGAAGTCGGACCGGGGGACGACGTGGCGGCCATCGTCCGGGAGCGTGCGGACCTCCGCGAGGACGACATCGTCTGCGTCGCCTCCACCGTCGTCTCGAAGGCCGAAGGCCGGCAGGCCGACCTCTCTGCGTTTCCGGCGGGGCCGCGGGCGAGAGAGATTGCCGCGACCCTCGAAGCGGCGACCGGCGAGGAGAAAGACCCCCGGTTCGCCCAGGCGGTCCTCGAAGAGAGCGTCGAACTGCTGACCGAATCCCCGTTTCTCCTGACGGAGACGCGGTTCGGACACGTCGGCGTCAACGCCGGCATCGACCGCTCGAACGTCCCCGGACACGACCTACTCCTGCTTCCGAAACGCCCCTCCGAGAGCGCCGAGCGAATCCGAGACGGCGTCGCGGCCGACCGCGTCGTCGTCACCGACACCTGCGGGCGGCCGTTCCGCCACGGGCAACGCGGCGTCGCCATCGGGTGGGCCGGAATGTGCGCGTCCAGAGACTGGCGCGGCGAGGCCGACCGCGAGGGTCGAGAACTCGGCGTCACCGTCGAGAACGTCGTGGACGAACTCGCGGCGGCGGCGAACCTCCTCGCGGGCGAGGGGGCGGGCGGTACGCCCGTCGTCGTCGTCCGCGACTTCGAGTGGGGCGACCACGGCGGCAGCGACGAACACTTCCGCGACGCGGAGACGGACTTCGTCCGGCAGGCCCTCCGGGGGTGGGAGTATGACGGATGA
- a CDS encoding 5,10-methylenetetrahydromethanopterin reductase, with the protein MLGVELTPEHPVPEVVERGVRAEEAGYDAAFVSCHYNNRDPFAVLAHLAAETENVRLGPGVANPYELHPVTLAAKTATVAELSAGRAVFGIGPGDPSTLRNLGLEDERGLRSVLESFTVARKLWAGERVSHEGTFEATDAGLNFEVPGEIPVYVGGEGPHMCRMAGKHADGLLFNGSHPDDLAWARERVAEGVSDRPDDRGDFELLAYASVSVSADREAAREAARPPVAFIAAGAAPPVLERHGIDRSRAEEIGEKISAGAFSEAFELVTPVMVDAFAMAGTDEEVADRMAAVLAHADGVVVGSPLGPDPDEAITLAAAAYDSAR; encoded by the coding sequence CTGCTCGGCGTCGAACTGACGCCCGAACACCCCGTCCCCGAGGTGGTCGAACGCGGCGTCCGCGCGGAGGAAGCGGGCTACGACGCCGCCTTCGTCTCCTGTCACTACAACAACCGCGACCCCTTCGCCGTCCTCGCGCATCTGGCGGCCGAAACCGAGAACGTCCGACTCGGGCCGGGCGTCGCCAACCCCTACGAACTCCACCCGGTGACGCTTGCGGCGAAGACGGCCACCGTCGCGGAACTGTCGGCGGGTCGCGCCGTCTTCGGCATCGGCCCGGGCGACCCCTCGACGCTTCGGAACTTGGGCCTCGAAGACGAACGCGGTCTGCGCTCCGTCTTGGAGTCGTTCACGGTCGCGCGGAAACTCTGGGCGGGCGAACGCGTCTCCCACGAGGGGACGTTCGAGGCGACGGACGCCGGACTCAACTTCGAGGTACCCGGCGAGATTCCGGTGTACGTCGGCGGCGAGGGACCGCACATGTGCCGGATGGCCGGCAAGCACGCCGACGGCTTGCTGTTCAACGGCTCTCACCCGGACGACTTGGCGTGGGCGCGCGAACGCGTCGCGGAGGGCGTCTCCGACCGCCCGGACGACCGCGGCGACTTCGAACTGCTCGCGTACGCCAGCGTCAGCGTCTCGGCGGACCGCGAGGCGGCGCGGGAGGCCGCCCGTCCGCCGGTAGCGTTCATCGCGGCGGGGGCGGCCCCGCCGGTCCTCGAGAGACACGGCATCGACCGCTCTCGGGCGGAGGAAATCGGCGAGAAGATAAGCGCGGGCGCGTTCTCGGAGGCGTTCGAACTCGTGACGCCCGTGATGGTCGACGCCTTCGCGATGGCCGGCACCGACGAGGAGGTGGCCGACCGCATGGCGGCCGTCTTAGCCCACGCCGACGGCGTCGTCGTCGGGTCGCCGTTGGGACCGGACCCCGACGAAGCGATTACTCTCGCGGCCGCGGCGTACGACTCGGCGCGCTAG
- a CDS encoding DUF7573 domain-containing protein — translation MTEDRSLDDFVGGSSDASASETGDDPDEASEPGEPSNSGDADADAPEPAVATYRWDPDGVECAACGESVERVWTSGDGTFVCGSCKEW, via the coding sequence ATGACCGAGGACCGTTCGCTGGACGACTTCGTCGGGGGGAGTTCCGACGCGTCGGCGTCGGAGACCGGAGACGACCCCGACGAGGCGTCCGAACCCGGTGAACCGTCGAACTCCGGCGACGCCGACGCAGACGCGCCCGAACCGGCAGTCGCGACGTACCGCTGGGACCCCGACGGCGTCGAGTGCGCCGCCTGCGGAGAGTCGGTCGAACGGGTGTGGACGTCGGGCGACGGAACGTTCGTCTGCGGGTCGTGCAAGGAGTGGTAG